One genomic window of Oryctolagus cuniculus chromosome 11, mOryCun1.1, whole genome shotgun sequence includes the following:
- the MBD6 gene encoding methyl-CpG-binding domain protein 6 isoform X2: MNGGNESSGADRAGGPVATSVPIGWQRCVREGAVLYISPSGTELSSLEQTRSYLLSDGTCKCGLECPLNVPKVFNFDPLAPVTPGGAGVGPASEEDMTKLCNHRRKAVAMATLYRSMETTCSHSSPGEGASPQLFHTVSPGPPSAHPPCRVPPTTPLNGGPGSLPPEPPSVPQTFPPLAGPGGLFPPPRLPDPAPSGGSGSPCFLPRGNAPSPAPPPPPAISLNAPAYNWGAALRSSLVPSDLGSPPAPHASSSPPSDPPLFHCSDALTPPSLPPSNNLPGPPGPLGPATQPPVSSATMHLPLVLGPAPTVEGPGASPFLASSLLCAAAKAQQPPSPLPSTLQGRRPRAQVPSASHSSPRPTQRRPRRPPTVLRLLEGGGPQTPRRSRPRAPAPAPAPQPFPLPEPSQPILPSVLSLLGLPTPGPSHSDGSFNLLGSDAHLPPPPTLSSGSSPQPRHPIQPSLPGGTSGSLSSVPGPPAPPAASKAPVVPSPVLQSPSEGLGMAAGPACPLPPLAGGEAFPFPSPEQGLALSGAGFPGMLGALPLPLSLGQPPPSPLLSHSLFGVLAGGGQPPPEPLLPPPGGPGPPLAPGEPEGPSLLVASLLPPPPSDLLPPPSAPPSNLLASFLPLLALGPTAGDGEGSAEGAGGPSGEPFSGLGDLPPLLFPPLSAPPTLIALNSALLAASLDPPSGTPPQPCVLSAPQPGPPTSSVTTATTDPGASSLGKAPSNSGRPPQLLSPLLSASLLGDLSSLTSSPGTLPSLLQPPGPLLSGQLGLQLLPGGGAPPPLSEASSPLACLLQSLQIPPEQPEAPCLPSESPTSALEPEPARPPLSALAPPHGSPDPPVPELLTGRGSGKRGRRGGGGLRGINGEARPGRGRKPGSRREPGRLALKWGTRGGFNGQMERSPRRTHHWQHNGELAEGGAEPKDPPPVGPHSEDLKPILSQVPPGIVRKSRRGRRRKYKKFPTQTPESLLVLGELFLIICAPYCSPTRNSNSSRQDVTLESSPTTRTAVPLPPRARPGRPAKNKRRKLAP, encoded by the exons ATGAATGGGGGCAATGAGAGCAGTGGAGCAGACAGAGCTGGGGGCCCTGTGGCCACATCTGTCCCCATCGGCTGGCAGCGCTGTGTGCGAGAGGGTGCTGTGCTCTATATCAG CCCAAGTGGCACAGAGCTGTCTTCCCTGGAGCAAACCCGGAGCTACCTCCTCAGCGATGGGACCTGCAAGTGCGGTCTGGAGTGTCCACTCAACGTCCCCAAG GTTTTCAACTTTGACCCTTTGGCCCCGGTGACcccgggtggggctggggtggggccagcatcTGAGGAGGACATGACCAAGCTGTGCAACCACCGGCGGAAAGCTGTTGCCATGGCAACTCTGTACCGCAGCATGGAGACCACCTGCTCACACTCTTCTCCTG GAGAGGGAGCGAGCCCCCAGTTGTTCCACACTGTGTCCCCAGGGCCCCCCTCCGCCCACCCTCCCTGTCGAGTTCCTCCTACAACTCCGCTTAATGGGggtcctggctccctgcccccagaaCCACCCTCAGTGCCCCAGACCTTCCCCCCTCTAGCAGGGCCTGGGGGGCTCTTCCCACCACCAAGGCTTCCTGACCCAGCGCCCTCTGGAGGCAGCGGCAGCCCCTGTTTCCTCCCGAGGGGCAATGCCCCTTCTCCagccccaccacctcctcctgccaTCAGCCTCAACGCTCCCGCATACAACTGGGGAGCTGCCCTGCGATCCAGCCTGGTGCCCTCTGACCTGGGCTCCCCTCCGGCCCCCCACGCCTCCTCCTCACCACCTTCAGACCCTCCTCTTTTCCACTGTAGTGATGCCTTAacacccccttccctgcccccgaGCAATAATCTCCCCGGCCCCCCTGGTCCCCTCGGTCCTGCCACTCAGCCACCAGTGTCTTCAGCCACTATGCACCTGCCCCTGGTCCTGGGACCGGCCCCCACTGTGGAGGGGCCTGGGGCGTCCCCCTTTCTCGCTAGCAGCCTCCTCTGTGCAGCGGCCAAGGCACAGCAGCCCCCGTCACCCCTTCCCAGCACTTTACAGGGCCGAAGGCCCCGTGCCCAGGTGCCCTCAGCTTCCCACTCATCACCCCGTCCCACTCAGCGTCGTCCCCGGCGACCCCCAACTGTACTACGATTGTTAGAAGGGGGAGGCCCTCAAACCCCTCGAAGGAGCCGCCcccgggcccctgctcccgcccctgctccccagccctttCCTCTCCCAGAACCGTCCCAGCCCATTCTCCCTTCTGTGCTGTCCCTGCTGGGACTCCCCACTCCTGGCCCTTCCCATTCTGATGGAAGCTTTAACCTTTTGGGGTCAGATGCacaccttcctcctcccccaaccctctCCTCAGGGAGCTCTCCCCAGCCCAGGCACCCCATccagccctccctgcccggcGGCACCAGTGGCAGCCTCAGCAGTGTGCCAG GTCCCCCTGCCCCGCCAGCTGCCTCCAAAGCCCCTGTAGTCCCCAGCCCTGTGCTTCAAAGCCCATCTGAAGGGCTGGGGATGGCGGCAGGCCcagcctgccctctgcctcctctggCTGGTGGGGAGGctttccccttccccagccctgagCAGGGCCTGGCGCTGAGTGGAGCTGGCTTCCCGGGGATGCTGGGGGCCTTGCCGCTCCCTCTGAGTCTGGGGCAGCCTCCACCTTCTCCATTGCTCAGTCACAGTCTGTTTGGTGTGCTGGCTGGGGGAGGACAGCCTCCccctgagcccctgctgcccccacctgggggacctggcCCTCCTCTAGCCCCAGGCGAGCCCGAAGGGCCTTCGCTTTTGGTGGCCTCTTTGCTTCCACCACCCCCATCAGACCTTCTTCCACCCCCTTCCGCACCCCCTAGCAACCTCCTTGCCTCTTTCCTGCCTCTGTTGGCCCTGGGCCCCACAGCTGGGGACGGGGAGGGATCTGCAGAGGGAGCTGGGGGTCCAAGTGGGGAACCATTTTCAGGTTTGGGAGACCTACCCCCCCTATTATTCCCCCCCCTTTCAGCCCCCCCTACCCTCATAGCTTTAAATTCTGCGCTGCTGGCTGCCAGCCTGGATCCCCCCTCGGGGACGCCCCCCCAG CCCTGTGTCCTGAGTGCCCCCCAACCTGGACCACCTACCTCCAGTGTCACCACGGCAACTACTGACCCGGGGGCCTCCTCTCTGGGCAAGGCCCCCTCCAACTCAGGGAGACCCCCCCAACTCCTTAGCCCTCTGCTGAGTGCCAGCCTGCTGG GTGACCTGTCTTCGCTAACCAGCAGCCCTGGAACCCTCCCCAGCCTGTTGCAGCCTCCTGGCCCTCTTCTCTCTGGCCAGTTGGGGCTGCAGCTCCTCCCTGGGGGGGGAGCTCCTCCACCCCTCTCGGAGGCTTCTAGTCCCCTAGCCTGCCTGCTACAGAGTCTGCAG ATCCCTCCAGAGCAGCCAGAagccccctgcctgccctctgagAGCCCCACCTCAGCCCTCGAACCGGAGCCTGCCCGGCCTCCCCTCAGTGCCTTAGCCCCACCCCATGGTTCTCCCGACCCCCCAGTCCCTGAGCTGCTCACTGGGAGGGGGTCAGGGAAGCGGGgccggaggggaggagggggacttAGGGGCATTAAcggtgaggccaggccaggccggggcCGAAAGCCTGGCAGCCGACGGGAGCCTGGCCGACTGGCCCTCAAGTGGGGGACACGTGGTGGCTTCAATGGACAAATGGAACGGTCCCCAAGAAGGACCCACCACTGGCAGCATAATGGGGAGCTGGCTGAAGGGGGTGCTGAGCCCAAGGACCCACCCCCTGTGGGGCCCCATTCTGAGGACCTGAAG CCCATCCTTTCTCAGGTACCCCCAGGGATAGTCAGAAAGTCTCGTCGTGGCCGGAGGAGAAAATACAA AAAGTTTCCCACCCAAACTCCTGAAAGTCTCCTGGTGCTTGGGGAGCTGTTCCTGATCATCTGTGCCCCTTATTGCAGCCCTACCCGGAATAGCAATAGCTCCCGCCAGGATGTTACCTTGGAATCCAGCCCCACAACCCga ACggctgtccctctgcctccccgGGCCCGCCCTGGCCGTCCTGCCAAAAACAAGAGGAGGAAACTGGCCCCATAG
- the MBD6 gene encoding methyl-CpG-binding domain protein 6 isoform X6 has product MNGGNESSGADRAGGPVATSVPIGWQRCVREGAVLYISPSGTELSSLEQTRSYLLSDGTCKCGLECPLNVPKVFNFDPLAPVTPGGAGVGPASEEDMTKLCNHRRKAVAMATLYRSMETTCSHSSPGEGASPQLFHTVSPGPPSAHPPCRVPPTTPLNGGPGSLPPEPPSVPQTFPPLAGPGGLFPPPRLPDPAPSGGSGSPCFLPRGNAPSPAPPPPPAISLNAPAYNWGAALRSSLVPSDLGSPPAPHASSSPPSDPPLFHCSDALTPPSLPPSNNLPGPPGPLGPATQPPVSSATMHLPLVLGPAPTVEGPGASPFLASSLLCAAAKAQQPPSPLPSTLQGRRPRAQVPSASHSSPRPTQRRPRRPPTVLRLLEGGGPQTPRRSRPRAPAPAPAPQPFPLPEPSQPILPSVLSLLGLPTPGPSHSDGSFNLLGSDAHLPPPPTLSSGSSPQPRHPIQPSLPGGTSGSLSSVPGPPAPPAASKAPVVPSPVLQSPSEGLGMAAGPACPLPPLAGGEAFPFPSPEQGLALSGAGFPGMLGALPLPLSLGQPPPSPLLSHSLFGVLAGGGQPPPEPLLPPPGGPGPPLAPGEPEGPSLLVASLLPPPPSDLLPPPSAPPSNLLASFLPLLALGPTAGDGEGSAEGAGGPSGEPFSGLGDLPPLLFPPLSAPPTLIALNSALLAASLDPPSGTPPQPCVLSAPQPGPPTSSVTTATTDPGASSLGKAPSNSGRPPQLLSPLLSASLLGDLSSLTSSPGTLPSLLQPPGPLLSGQLGLQLLPGGGAPPPLSEASSPLACLLQSLQIPPEQPEAPCLPSESPTSALEPEPARPPLSALAPPHGSPDPPVPELLTGRGSGKRGRRGGGGLRGINGEARPGRGRKPGSRREPGRLALKWGTRGGFNGQMERSPRRTHHWQHNGELAEGGAEPKDPPPVGPHSEDLKPILSQVPPGIVRKSRRGRRRKYNPTRNSNSSRQDVTLESSPTTRTAVPLPPRARPGRPAKNKRRKLAP; this is encoded by the exons ATGAATGGGGGCAATGAGAGCAGTGGAGCAGACAGAGCTGGGGGCCCTGTGGCCACATCTGTCCCCATCGGCTGGCAGCGCTGTGTGCGAGAGGGTGCTGTGCTCTATATCAG CCCAAGTGGCACAGAGCTGTCTTCCCTGGAGCAAACCCGGAGCTACCTCCTCAGCGATGGGACCTGCAAGTGCGGTCTGGAGTGTCCACTCAACGTCCCCAAG GTTTTCAACTTTGACCCTTTGGCCCCGGTGACcccgggtggggctggggtggggccagcatcTGAGGAGGACATGACCAAGCTGTGCAACCACCGGCGGAAAGCTGTTGCCATGGCAACTCTGTACCGCAGCATGGAGACCACCTGCTCACACTCTTCTCCTG GAGAGGGAGCGAGCCCCCAGTTGTTCCACACTGTGTCCCCAGGGCCCCCCTCCGCCCACCCTCCCTGTCGAGTTCCTCCTACAACTCCGCTTAATGGGggtcctggctccctgcccccagaaCCACCCTCAGTGCCCCAGACCTTCCCCCCTCTAGCAGGGCCTGGGGGGCTCTTCCCACCACCAAGGCTTCCTGACCCAGCGCCCTCTGGAGGCAGCGGCAGCCCCTGTTTCCTCCCGAGGGGCAATGCCCCTTCTCCagccccaccacctcctcctgccaTCAGCCTCAACGCTCCCGCATACAACTGGGGAGCTGCCCTGCGATCCAGCCTGGTGCCCTCTGACCTGGGCTCCCCTCCGGCCCCCCACGCCTCCTCCTCACCACCTTCAGACCCTCCTCTTTTCCACTGTAGTGATGCCTTAacacccccttccctgcccccgaGCAATAATCTCCCCGGCCCCCCTGGTCCCCTCGGTCCTGCCACTCAGCCACCAGTGTCTTCAGCCACTATGCACCTGCCCCTGGTCCTGGGACCGGCCCCCACTGTGGAGGGGCCTGGGGCGTCCCCCTTTCTCGCTAGCAGCCTCCTCTGTGCAGCGGCCAAGGCACAGCAGCCCCCGTCACCCCTTCCCAGCACTTTACAGGGCCGAAGGCCCCGTGCCCAGGTGCCCTCAGCTTCCCACTCATCACCCCGTCCCACTCAGCGTCGTCCCCGGCGACCCCCAACTGTACTACGATTGTTAGAAGGGGGAGGCCCTCAAACCCCTCGAAGGAGCCGCCcccgggcccctgctcccgcccctgctccccagccctttCCTCTCCCAGAACCGTCCCAGCCCATTCTCCCTTCTGTGCTGTCCCTGCTGGGACTCCCCACTCCTGGCCCTTCCCATTCTGATGGAAGCTTTAACCTTTTGGGGTCAGATGCacaccttcctcctcccccaaccctctCCTCAGGGAGCTCTCCCCAGCCCAGGCACCCCATccagccctccctgcccggcGGCACCAGTGGCAGCCTCAGCAGTGTGCCAG GTCCCCCTGCCCCGCCAGCTGCCTCCAAAGCCCCTGTAGTCCCCAGCCCTGTGCTTCAAAGCCCATCTGAAGGGCTGGGGATGGCGGCAGGCCcagcctgccctctgcctcctctggCTGGTGGGGAGGctttccccttccccagccctgagCAGGGCCTGGCGCTGAGTGGAGCTGGCTTCCCGGGGATGCTGGGGGCCTTGCCGCTCCCTCTGAGTCTGGGGCAGCCTCCACCTTCTCCATTGCTCAGTCACAGTCTGTTTGGTGTGCTGGCTGGGGGAGGACAGCCTCCccctgagcccctgctgcccccacctgggggacctggcCCTCCTCTAGCCCCAGGCGAGCCCGAAGGGCCTTCGCTTTTGGTGGCCTCTTTGCTTCCACCACCCCCATCAGACCTTCTTCCACCCCCTTCCGCACCCCCTAGCAACCTCCTTGCCTCTTTCCTGCCTCTGTTGGCCCTGGGCCCCACAGCTGGGGACGGGGAGGGATCTGCAGAGGGAGCTGGGGGTCCAAGTGGGGAACCATTTTCAGGTTTGGGAGACCTACCCCCCCTATTATTCCCCCCCCTTTCAGCCCCCCCTACCCTCATAGCTTTAAATTCTGCGCTGCTGGCTGCCAGCCTGGATCCCCCCTCGGGGACGCCCCCCCAG CCCTGTGTCCTGAGTGCCCCCCAACCTGGACCACCTACCTCCAGTGTCACCACGGCAACTACTGACCCGGGGGCCTCCTCTCTGGGCAAGGCCCCCTCCAACTCAGGGAGACCCCCCCAACTCCTTAGCCCTCTGCTGAGTGCCAGCCTGCTGG GTGACCTGTCTTCGCTAACCAGCAGCCCTGGAACCCTCCCCAGCCTGTTGCAGCCTCCTGGCCCTCTTCTCTCTGGCCAGTTGGGGCTGCAGCTCCTCCCTGGGGGGGGAGCTCCTCCACCCCTCTCGGAGGCTTCTAGTCCCCTAGCCTGCCTGCTACAGAGTCTGCAG ATCCCTCCAGAGCAGCCAGAagccccctgcctgccctctgagAGCCCCACCTCAGCCCTCGAACCGGAGCCTGCCCGGCCTCCCCTCAGTGCCTTAGCCCCACCCCATGGTTCTCCCGACCCCCCAGTCCCTGAGCTGCTCACTGGGAGGGGGTCAGGGAAGCGGGgccggaggggaggagggggacttAGGGGCATTAAcggtgaggccaggccaggccggggcCGAAAGCCTGGCAGCCGACGGGAGCCTGGCCGACTGGCCCTCAAGTGGGGGACACGTGGTGGCTTCAATGGACAAATGGAACGGTCCCCAAGAAGGACCCACCACTGGCAGCATAATGGGGAGCTGGCTGAAGGGGGTGCTGAGCCCAAGGACCCACCCCCTGTGGGGCCCCATTCTGAGGACCTGAAG CCCATCCTTTCTCAGGTACCCCCAGGGATAGTCAGAAAGTCTCGTCGTGGCCGGAGGAGAAAATACAA CCCTACCCGGAATAGCAATAGCTCCCGCCAGGATGTTACCTTGGAATCCAGCCCCACAACCCga ACggctgtccctctgcctccccgGGCCCGCCCTGGCCGTCCTGCCAAAAACAAGAGGAGGAAACTGGCCCCATAG